The Hyphomonas sediminis genome contains a region encoding:
- a CDS encoding protein kinase domain-containing protein: protein MDGTRSEEAILYRYRFGAAEFDEASFELKVGGLAVELERRPLEVLALLLRHAGEVVTKEELLETVWQGRITVENVLANAVAKLRKGLGETLADQIRTQARIGYRLTAPVERVASGRRLVNTLELKAGQPVPERSHFILREQLSGTRGSEVWLARHEKTGEARVYKFSPDGARLASLKREATLARVLRESLGERDDIARVIDWNFETAPFFLECEYGGENLFVWAGQEDRLAAMLPEDRLQLALQAVDVVAAAHEAGVLHKDLKPANFLVAPRKGGEGWQVRIADFGAGGLLDQGRLDDLGITPMGMTVEEGGGSSSSLGTPLYIAPEIISGQSPSARSDVYALGVMLYQILAGSMKKPLATGWETDIPDPLLQADIAEATHGDPARRIASAGALASRLRALDVRRAEREQAQRLAAEAEIARAELEKVKTRRPWVAATFAALVIGFGASLWLYTQAASARAAAETEAARAEATGGFLRDLLVNADPYRPGGAGDVTVRAALDKASEGIAERFAGDPATEASIQETAGEIYSSLAAYDAASAHKSRAADLFTALYGANDVRTLIARYRQAEALSNASKLEEAAAILDEADRRAAPLLPGSSLLAFAATQTRGRYFLVQADMENATPLLEGAVRLLPEAMPDNPEASYRLKMDLAQVYSRVSRHEEAIALLADLQSPAYAEAGVSQAVRARALMFYGASLFYDARYEEAEPVLKDAITALTEVFGAESSQVVEAQNTLANLYATSGNWEPALPLVTEVRQKMCALHGEGHLTCLMTMGNEAVFQWFLGDAPGAVANLEPVVETFRTQLGPDSPAVHVLAYYLAMAKLEVGGADEAMALAQPLDAGKLAAGSPGDDWQLRIDGLKGMALIGQGQCAEGLALLQPAVKSMQAGGMQPWILEDYENALKAAPCGG from the coding sequence ATGGACGGCACAAGAAGTGAAGAGGCAATCCTCTACCGCTACCGCTTCGGCGCGGCGGAGTTCGATGAGGCAAGCTTTGAGCTGAAAGTCGGCGGCCTCGCGGTCGAGCTGGAGCGTCGCCCGCTCGAAGTCCTCGCCCTGCTGCTGCGCCATGCGGGGGAAGTCGTCACCAAGGAAGAGCTGCTGGAAACCGTCTGGCAGGGCCGTATCACGGTGGAGAATGTGCTGGCCAATGCGGTGGCAAAGCTGCGCAAGGGCCTTGGCGAAACGCTGGCAGACCAGATCCGCACGCAGGCCCGCATCGGCTACCGGCTGACGGCCCCGGTCGAGCGCGTCGCCTCAGGCCGCCGTCTGGTGAACACGCTGGAACTGAAGGCCGGCCAGCCCGTGCCCGAGCGCAGCCACTTCATCCTGCGTGAGCAGCTTTCCGGAACGCGCGGCAGCGAGGTCTGGCTCGCCCGCCATGAGAAGACCGGCGAAGCCCGCGTCTACAAGTTCAGCCCGGATGGCGCCCGCCTCGCCTCGCTAAAGCGGGAGGCAACGCTCGCCCGCGTCCTGCGCGAAAGCCTCGGCGAGCGGGACGATATCGCCCGCGTTATCGACTGGAATTTTGAAACCGCGCCCTTCTTCCTCGAATGCGAATATGGCGGGGAAAACCTGTTCGTCTGGGCCGGGCAGGAAGACCGCCTTGCCGCCATGCTCCCGGAAGACCGGCTCCAGCTTGCCCTTCAGGCGGTCGATGTGGTTGCCGCCGCGCATGAGGCCGGCGTCCTCCACAAGGACCTGAAACCGGCAAACTTCCTCGTCGCCCCCCGCAAAGGCGGGGAAGGCTGGCAGGTGCGGATTGCAGACTTCGGCGCCGGCGGCCTGCTGGATCAGGGCCGCCTCGATGATCTCGGCATCACGCCCATGGGTATGACGGTGGAAGAGGGCGGCGGCTCCAGCTCCAGCCTCGGCACGCCGCTCTATATCGCGCCGGAGATCATCTCCGGCCAGTCGCCCTCGGCGCGCAGCGATGTCTATGCCCTTGGCGTGATGCTCTACCAGATCCTCGCGGGCAGCATGAAGAAGCCGCTCGCCACCGGCTGGGAAACGGACATTCCAGACCCGCTGCTTCAGGCCGATATCGCCGAGGCAACCCATGGCGACCCGGCCCGGCGCATCGCGTCGGCAGGCGCCCTCGCCAGCCGCCTGCGCGCGCTTGACGTTCGCCGCGCCGAGCGGGAACAGGCACAGCGCCTTGCCGCCGAAGCGGAGATTGCGCGGGCAGAGCTGGAAAAGGTGAAAACCCGCCGCCCCTGGGTCGCGGCCACCTTCGCTGCGCTGGTCATCGGCTTCGGCGCCAGCCTCTGGCTTTACACGCAGGCCGCCAGTGCGCGCGCGGCGGCAGAAACCGAAGCGGCCCGCGCCGAGGCGACCGGCGGCTTCCTCCGGGACCTGCTGGTCAATGCCGATCCTTATCGGCCCGGCGGGGCAGGCGATGTCACCGTCCGCGCCGCTTTGGACAAGGCGTCGGAAGGCATCGCCGAGCGCTTTGCAGGCGATCCGGCCACCGAAGCCTCCATTCAGGAAACGGCGGGTGAGATTTATTCCAGCCTTGCCGCCTATGACGCCGCCTCAGCCCATAAGAGCCGCGCGGCGGATCTCTTCACCGCGCTCTACGGCGCCAATGATGTACGTACCCTGATTGCCCGCTACCGGCAGGCCGAAGCCCTGTCGAATGCGTCAAAGCTGGAAGAGGCGGCAGCAATCCTCGATGAAGCCGACCGGCGCGCCGCGCCCTTGCTGCCGGGTAGTTCCCTGCTGGCCTTTGCGGCGACGCAAACGCGTGGGCGCTATTTTCTCGTGCAGGCGGATATGGAAAACGCCACGCCGCTGCTCGAAGGGGCGGTTCGCCTGCTGCCCGAAGCGATGCCGGATAATCCGGAGGCGAGTTACCGCCTGAAGATGGATCTCGCGCAGGTCTACAGCCGCGTCAGCCGCCATGAAGAGGCGATCGCCCTGCTGGCAGACCTTCAGTCGCCCGCCTATGCCGAGGCAGGCGTCAGCCAGGCCGTGCGCGCACGGGCGCTTATGTTCTATGGCGCTTCGCTGTTCTATGATGCCCGCTATGAAGAGGCAGAACCCGTCCTGAAGGATGCCATCACGGCGCTGACCGAAGTGTTCGGCGCGGAGTCTTCTCAGGTGGTTGAGGCGCAGAACACACTGGCAAACCTCTACGCTACCTCCGGCAATTGGGAACCGGCCCTGCCGCTGGTGACCGAAGTGCGCCAGAAGATGTGCGCCCTGCATGGCGAAGGCCATCTCACCTGCCTGATGACGATGGGCAATGAAGCCGTGTTCCAGTGGTTTCTGGGCGACGCGCCGGGCGCGGTCGCCAATCTGGAGCCGGTGGTCGAAACCTTCCGTACCCAGCTTGGCCCGGATTCGCCCGCCGTGCATGTGCTTGCCTACTATCTGGCGATGGCGAAGCTGGAGGTTGGCGGCGCCGATGAAGCCATGGCGCTCGCCCAGCCGCTGGACGCGGGCAAGCTCGCCGCCGGCAGCCCGGGCGATGACTGGCAGCTGCGCATCGACGGCCTCAAGGGCATGGCCCTGATCGGTCAGGGGCAGTGCGCCGAGGGCCTCGCCCTCCTTCAGCCTGCGGTCAAATCCATGCAGGCGGGCGGCATGCAGCCCTGGATCTTGGAAGACTACGAAAACGCATTGAAAGCCGCGCCCTGCGGCGGGTGA
- a CDS encoding adenosylmethionine--8-amino-7-oxononanoate transaminase produces the protein MADPKDWFTEGLAHIWLPYAQMRTVPAPVAITRTDGSRLYLADGRELVDGVGSWWTSVHGYNRAELLDAARDQMARIPHIMLGGLAHEPVYRLASRLAQVTPGDLTRTFFTESGSVAVEVAMKIAIQYFRNTSGERRTKFVSFLGGYHGDTLATMSVCDPDEGMHHMFRGALQEQYVVALPEARDQIRALETLLASDKKIAGVLIEPMIQGAGGMRMHSPQVLKTLRRLCDQAGVLLIFDEIFTGFGRTGEMFAANRAGVTPDIMCLGKAITGGITPLAGTIASARVYSAFHSDNPDHALMHGPTYTGHAIACAVANAGLDLFADGSLLKRVKKLEASLTAALAPAKDLESVADVRVLGAVTAVEMAESFPLEAARKWFIDQGTFIRPLGRTVYLSPAYGIGEDDLARLTGAILKFASAGISEIG, from the coding sequence ATGGCAGACCCGAAAGACTGGTTCACCGAAGGCCTGGCCCATATCTGGCTGCCCTACGCCCAGATGCGGACTGTGCCCGCCCCGGTTGCCATCACCCGCACCGATGGCTCCCGCCTTTACTTGGCGGATGGGCGCGAACTCGTCGATGGTGTCGGCAGCTGGTGGACCAGCGTCCATGGCTACAACCGGGCCGAGCTGCTCGATGCCGCCCGGGACCAGATGGCCAGGATACCCCACATCATGCTCGGCGGCCTGGCGCATGAGCCGGTCTACCGGCTGGCGAGCCGGCTGGCGCAGGTGACACCGGGCGACCTGACGCGGACCTTCTTTACCGAGTCGGGGTCTGTGGCTGTGGAAGTGGCGATGAAGATCGCCATCCAGTATTTCCGCAACACAAGCGGGGAACGCCGGACCAAGTTCGTCTCCTTCCTCGGCGGCTATCATGGCGACACGCTGGCGACGATGTCGGTCTGTGATCCGGACGAAGGAATGCACCACATGTTCCGCGGCGCGCTGCAGGAACAATATGTGGTGGCCCTGCCCGAAGCACGCGACCAGATCCGGGCGCTGGAGACCCTGCTGGCCAGCGACAAGAAGATCGCCGGCGTGCTGATCGAGCCGATGATCCAGGGCGCCGGGGGGATGCGAATGCATTCTCCGCAGGTGCTGAAAACGTTGCGGCGCCTGTGCGATCAGGCAGGCGTGCTGCTGATCTTCGACGAGATTTTCACCGGCTTCGGGCGCACGGGCGAGATGTTTGCCGCCAATCGCGCCGGCGTCACGCCGGACATTATGTGTCTTGGCAAGGCAATTACGGGCGGAATAACGCCACTTGCAGGCACAATCGCGTCAGCCCGTGTCTATTCGGCGTTCCATTCGGACAATCCGGACCACGCCCTGATGCACGGACCAACTTACACCGGCCACGCCATCGCCTGCGCCGTTGCCAATGCTGGGCTCGACCTTTTTGCCGATGGCAGCCTGCTCAAGCGCGTCAAGAAACTCGAAGCGAGCCTGACCGCCGCCCTCGCCCCGGCGAAGGATCTGGAGAGCGTGGCCGATGTCCGCGTACTGGGCGCGGTCACCGCTGTGGAGATGGCCGAGAGCTTCCCGCTGGAGGCGGCCCGCAAATGGTTCATCGACCAGGGCACCTTCATCCGCCCGCTTGGCCGGACGGTCTACCTCTCCCCCGCCTACGGGATCGGAGAGGACGACCTGGCCCGCCTGACCGGCGCGATCCTGAAATTCGCCAGCGCCGGCATTTCCGAGATCGGATAA
- a CDS encoding aminotransferase class I/II-fold pyridoxal phosphate-dependent enzyme, with product MTSLERLKAFAADKLERLETTGQRRSLVETAREAGGRADRAGRRVISFCDNDYLSLSHDARVTEAAAEAARDFGAGSGGSRLITGNHPLNSVLEARLAALKGTEGARVFGSGFLANLGTIPALVGKGDTIVMDELAHACMHAGARLSGAEVRLFAHNQVQDAANQVRSASGQVLLLTETVFSMDGDVAPLAELGALAEEAGAWLMTDDAHGFGVVHPENPAQIQMGTLSKAVGGYGGYVCGPAELMDLLNSRARSLVYTTGLPPAVLAAAIAALDVIAAEPERRERALANAALFCELMELPAPTSVIVPIIIGPEAEAMRISAELLARGYLVTAIRPPTVPAGTARLRVTFATGHEEGDIHAFAGALREIMEPACAAIS from the coding sequence ATGACGTCTTTGGAACGACTGAAGGCCTTTGCGGCGGACAAGTTGGAGCGGCTGGAAACAACCGGGCAGCGCCGATCGCTCGTGGAAACCGCGCGGGAAGCGGGCGGGCGGGCCGATCGGGCGGGGCGGCGGGTGATTTCCTTCTGCGACAATGACTACCTGTCGCTGTCCCATGACGCCCGCGTCACGGAAGCGGCGGCGGAGGCGGCGCGGGACTTTGGGGCGGGCAGTGGCGGATCGCGGCTGATTACGGGGAATCATCCGCTGAACAGCGTGCTGGAGGCGCGGCTGGCGGCCCTGAAGGGCACCGAGGGCGCGCGGGTGTTCGGCTCCGGCTTCCTGGCAAATCTTGGGACGATTCCGGCGCTGGTGGGCAAGGGCGACACGATCGTAATGGACGAGCTGGCGCATGCCTGCATGCATGCCGGGGCGCGTCTTTCGGGTGCCGAAGTGCGCCTTTTTGCGCACAATCAGGTACAAGATGCGGCAAATCAGGTACGATCTGCATCAGGTCAGGTCCTTTTGCTCACCGAGACCGTTTTTTCGATGGATGGGGACGTTGCCCCGCTCGCCGAACTTGGCGCGCTGGCTGAGGAGGCCGGCGCCTGGCTGATGACGGACGATGCCCACGGCTTCGGTGTGGTCCACCCGGAAAACCCTGCCCAGATCCAGATGGGCACCCTTTCCAAGGCGGTCGGCGGATATGGCGGATATGTCTGCGGCCCGGCCGAGCTGATGGACCTGCTCAACAGCCGGGCGCGCAGCCTTGTGTACACGACCGGCCTGCCGCCGGCGGTGCTGGCCGCCGCGATTGCCGCGCTGGACGTGATCGCCGCGGAACCGGAACGCAGGGAACGGGCGCTGGCGAATGCGGCGCTGTTCTGCGAGCTGATGGAATTGCCGGCGCCGACAAGCGTGATCGTGCCGATCATCATCGGGCCGGAAGCCGAGGCGATGCGGATTTCCGCTGAGCTGCTGGCGCGCGGATACCTCGTCACGGCGATCCGGCCACCGACGGTGCCTGCGGGCACAGCGCGCCTGCGCGTGACCTTTGCCACCGGGCATGAGGAAGGCGACATCCACGCCTTTGCCGGCGCGCTCAGGGAAATCATGGAGCCTGCATGCGCGGCTATTTCGTAA
- the bioD gene encoding dethiobiotin synthase, with protein sequence MRGYFVTATGTDIGKTYVSAGLLAAWRAQGLSVDATKPLMSGFAEDALEQSDAGRLLTAMGRKVTPASVSEICLHRLAPPIAPNVAMRRAGIVQDYAEIKGFVERRLSAPKDFHLVEGAGGVMSPLTDDSLQIDLMADLQLPIILVSAPYLGSISHTLTAIDALRIRGLQIVALVISEVVSDSENNSDRLLEFIQEINRFRDVPLFPVGHGEGVNSLVLSILQQSA encoded by the coding sequence ATGCGCGGCTATTTCGTAACCGCCACCGGAACCGATATCGGCAAGACCTATGTGAGCGCGGGCCTGCTGGCGGCCTGGCGGGCGCAGGGACTTTCGGTGGACGCAACCAAGCCGCTGATGAGCGGGTTTGCTGAAGACGCTTTGGAACAGTCCGACGCCGGACGATTGCTGACAGCGATGGGGCGGAAGGTGACGCCTGCGTCAGTTTCGGAAATCTGCCTTCACCGGCTGGCCCCGCCGATTGCGCCGAATGTGGCGATGCGACGGGCCGGGATTGTGCAGGATTATGCGGAGATCAAAGGCTTCGTCGAGCGGCGCCTTTCTGCGCCGAAAGACTTTCATCTGGTAGAGGGCGCAGGCGGCGTGATGTCGCCGCTGACAGATGATTCGCTGCAGATCGATCTGATGGCAGACCTGCAATTGCCCATTATTCTTGTCTCTGCACCGTATCTCGGCTCCATAAGTCACACGCTGACTGCAATCGATGCGTTACGCATAAGAGGGTTGCAGATCGTTGCGCTGGTGATTTCTGAGGTTGTTTCAGATTCTGAAAATAACTCGGACAGGTTGCTGGAATTCATTCAAGAGATCAATCGATTCAGGGATGTACCCCTATTTCCGGTAGGGCATGGAGAAGGGGTAAATTCTCTGGTCCTGTCTATCTTGCAACAGAGCGCCTGA
- a CDS encoding TetR/AcrR family transcriptional regulator, with translation MQKRVLDATLKCIGERGYHGVSLQDIADEAGVSRGAITHHYISKMELVSSAISHFVQWRYVKLQEAFEGRAGLSLQERLDVLWDEFQKIFPIAFELIVALRSDKDLLALYKRQSKGGVDDITLGYDGFFPELVNAGIPRVVISVMMAFYRGAYLESVARDPAYVAEMKRTFDDMLMSYMQVHRKAA, from the coding sequence ATGCAGAAGCGCGTTCTGGATGCTACGCTCAAATGCATCGGCGAGCGCGGATACCATGGCGTATCCCTGCAGGACATTGCCGATGAGGCCGGCGTTTCGCGCGGCGCGATCACGCACCACTATATCAGCAAGATGGAACTGGTCTCTTCGGCGATCAGCCATTTCGTCCAGTGGCGCTATGTGAAGCTGCAGGAAGCGTTTGAAGGACGAGCCGGACTAAGCCTGCAGGAGCGGCTCGATGTGCTCTGGGACGAGTTCCAGAAAATCTTCCCGATCGCGTTCGAGCTGATCGTGGCGCTCCGCTCTGACAAGGACCTGCTGGCGCTTTACAAACGGCAATCGAAAGGCGGCGTGGACGACATCACGCTTGGCTATGACGGCTTTTTTCCTGAGCTCGTGAATGCCGGCATTCCCCGCGTCGTCATCTCGGTGATGATGGCATTCTATCGCGGCGCCTATCTGGAGAGCGTGGCGCGTGACCCTGCATATGTTGCCGAAATGAAGCGCACGTTCGACGACATGCTGATGAGCTATATGCAGGTGCATCGAAAGGCAGCCTGA
- a CDS encoding M20 family metallopeptidase, giving the protein MADGLLETAIGAGISPEDVKAISDAIDIEELTKLVLDLSNIYSPSTGEAEASAFVHEWMSREGFRPLSVGAVPHRQNVIGSFGGHGPGKNLLFTAHLDTESEPADPVVREKTKRPSGTVNREWKECWLEDGKFYGYAVANDRGPMSCMLMAAKALKKAGYELSGRMYLTACPGECGPEPIEERGGIDYMGKEIGAHYMFHHGGVAPDFAIAAEGTDFGVTWLGCGGAMFRIRIYGESIFRPLLKAPRATADHPSPIYKLGPVIEALHAWSLDYEKLNAYHAKGGSSLPKATISSVQAGFPYSGGTEVAAIYVSCDLSPKQKAAQVLHELEAVMRSLPGLEFEVEPVNVSHGYEADDEEVAPLVTGIDIAVQSVLDTPVEIAKPVYSSMWRDHNVFNMHRVPAVTFGPVRWRPTPEDFFKCTLMYALTALAVCGRAEGDVKALAGKTVYGDNPFD; this is encoded by the coding sequence ATGGCTGACGGGCTGCTGGAAACAGCGATCGGTGCGGGCATCTCCCCGGAGGATGTCAAAGCCATCTCCGATGCTATCGACATCGAGGAGCTGACAAAACTTGTCCTCGACCTGTCGAATATCTACAGCCCGTCAACCGGAGAGGCGGAGGCGTCCGCTTTCGTCCATGAATGGATGTCGCGCGAAGGCTTCCGCCCGCTCTCCGTGGGCGCTGTGCCTCATCGCCAGAATGTCATCGGCTCTTTCGGCGGTCATGGCCCCGGCAAGAACCTTCTCTTCACGGCGCACCTTGATACGGAAAGTGAACCAGCCGACCCGGTGGTCCGTGAGAAGACGAAACGTCCATCCGGAACCGTAAACCGCGAATGGAAAGAGTGCTGGCTCGAAGATGGCAAGTTCTATGGCTATGCCGTCGCCAATGATCGCGGCCCGATGAGCTGCATGCTCATGGCCGCCAAGGCGCTGAAAAAAGCCGGATACGAGCTCTCTGGCCGCATGTATCTCACCGCCTGCCCCGGCGAATGCGGGCCAGAGCCAATCGAGGAACGCGGCGGCATCGACTATATGGGCAAGGAAATCGGTGCCCATTACATGTTCCATCATGGCGGCGTCGCGCCCGATTTTGCCATCGCGGCAGAAGGCACGGATTTCGGCGTCACCTGGCTCGGCTGCGGCGGCGCCATGTTCCGCATACGCATCTATGGAGAATCGATCTTCCGCCCGCTCCTGAAGGCGCCCAGGGCAACGGCAGACCATCCCAGCCCCATCTACAAGCTCGGCCCGGTCATCGAGGCGCTCCACGCCTGGTCGCTCGATTATGAAAAACTGAATGCCTATCACGCCAAGGGCGGCTCCTCCCTTCCCAAGGCCACGATCAGCAGTGTCCAGGCCGGCTTCCCCTATAGCGGCGGCACGGAAGTCGCCGCCATCTATGTCAGCTGCGATCTCAGCCCGAAGCAGAAAGCCGCCCAGGTGCTGCATGAGCTGGAGGCGGTCATGCGCTCCCTGCCGGGCCTTGAGTTCGAGGTAGAGCCGGTGAATGTCAGCCACGGCTATGAAGCCGATGATGAAGAGGTTGCCCCGCTCGTCACCGGCATCGACATCGCCGTCCAGTCCGTTCTGGACACGCCGGTGGAGATTGCAAAGCCGGTCTATTCAAGCATGTGGCGCGATCACAATGTCTTCAACATGCACCGGGTGCCGGCGGTGACCTTCGGTCCTGTTCGCTGGCGTCCCACGCCGGAAGACTTCTTCAAGTGCACGCTGATGTACGCGCTGACGGCACTTGCGGTCTGTGGCCGGGCTGAGGGGGACGTGAAAGCCCTGGCCGGGAAGACTGTCTATGGCGACAATCCGTTTGATTAG
- a CDS encoding LLM class flavin-dependent oxidoreductase, producing the protein MMPNHKMFGVFLPIANGGWIISRNTPTLDGLYETNREAAIIADRIGLDFIMSMSKFRGFGGETNHWSTSMESMTMMAGLAEVTRNVKVWATMHALLSNPAVVAKMVTTLDHISKGRAGLNIVAGAYREEFSQMGAWDDTLTHADRYQLTEEWITIIKRLWAEPSVTFKGRFFDMDDCQSDPKPLSKPRPDLIAAGQSDRGFDFSTTHADACFIGGRSLEERRNFSRRARQIAAEKGKTIKVCSMCTVVHADTDTKAEAMVQRFEDGADLGAIMAQMRSWGIAPENLAAAARKMGASQNHTVMGSPETCREKIEAYVESAELDGVMLIFPDYKTGLEMFGDILPGLRKQFPADSHEPA; encoded by the coding sequence ATGATGCCCAATCATAAAATGTTCGGTGTTTTCCTGCCCATCGCCAATGGTGGCTGGATCATCTCCAGGAACACGCCCACGCTGGACGGGCTCTACGAAACCAACCGCGAAGCCGCGATCATCGCGGACAGGATCGGCCTCGATTTCATCATGTCGATGTCGAAGTTCCGCGGCTTCGGCGGCGAGACCAATCACTGGTCCACCTCGATGGAATCCATGACGATGATGGCCGGTCTCGCCGAGGTCACCAGGAATGTGAAAGTCTGGGCCACCATGCACGCCCTGCTCTCCAATCCCGCCGTCGTCGCCAAGATGGTCACCACGCTGGACCATATCTCCAAGGGCCGCGCGGGCCTCAACATCGTTGCCGGTGCCTACCGCGAGGAATTCTCCCAGATGGGCGCCTGGGACGACACCCTCACCCATGCCGACCGTTATCAGCTTACGGAAGAATGGATCACGATCATCAAGCGCCTCTGGGCGGAGCCGAGCGTCACCTTCAAGGGCCGCTTCTTCGATATGGACGACTGCCAGTCCGATCCCAAGCCGCTGTCGAAGCCGCGTCCCGATCTGATCGCCGCCGGCCAATCCGATCGCGGGTTTGACTTCTCCACCACCCATGCCGATGCCTGCTTCATCGGCGGGCGCAGTTTGGAAGAGCGCCGCAATTTCAGCCGCCGCGCGCGCCAGATCGCTGCCGAGAAAGGCAAGACGATCAAGGTCTGCTCCATGTGCACCGTCGTTCATGCCGATACCGACACCAAGGCCGAAGCCATGGTCCAGCGCTTCGAAGATGGCGCAGACCTCGGCGCCATCATGGCTCAGATGAGAAGCTGGGGCATCGCGCCGGAAAATCTCGCCGCCGCGGCCCGCAAGATGGGCGCCAGCCAGAACCATACGGTCATGGGCTCGCCGGAAACCTGCCGCGAAAAGATCGAAGCATATGTCGAGTCTGCGGAGCTAGACGGCGTGATGTTGATCTTCCCGGACTACAAGACCGGCCTGGAAATGTTCGGAGACATCCTGCCTGGCCTGCGCAAGCAGTTCCCGGCAGACAGCCATGAACCTGCCTGA
- a CDS encoding MFS transporter — protein MLNSGIFKSVRTVPPMAGGHLLTLSALDLLIGAATFSSLGVALPHMLGDLEWSWSQAGLGFTILGAACGGSSLFPTLVIRKLGVRQALFIGGVAMAIGLYTMSAVNGLLQYFIAAAICGVAYQMLGAIPATFVVSRHFKNKSTALGLYFTLGGFGNVVGPWMVLAALSVDGNTWRDYWVYQSILLLTMSIAAGLIIGLDRRFSQPAERELVENAIEKKIEPGEAPATPAPQPARRSNVFVTTVDWTVKEATRTPQFYIIVSAYFAQLMALVTVTSLSVGHLVERGVSSEVAAAMLSLEALIAVLARVGGGFLGERIDPRKLMIVSLAMLSVGCLVLATSNSHGILLIYAVGTGIGFGITGLACTVLLINYFGQRHNLELFSTMCLVGAASALGPTIGGVIRDLTGNFVLMFLILSAITAIVWVGVVSMRAPRKDAADAPPEEEAPRLEPAPAIAKTTA, from the coding sequence ATGCTGAATTCCGGAATCTTCAAATCGGTTCGCACGGTCCCTCCCATGGCAGGCGGCCACCTGCTGACGCTGAGCGCGCTCGACCTTCTGATCGGCGCGGCCACCTTCTCCTCCCTCGGCGTTGCCCTGCCGCATATGCTGGGTGATCTGGAGTGGAGCTGGTCGCAGGCCGGCCTCGGCTTCACCATTCTCGGCGCGGCCTGTGGCGGCTCGTCCCTCTTTCCCACGCTGGTCATCCGCAAGCTCGGCGTGCGCCAGGCGCTGTTCATCGGCGGCGTCGCGATGGCCATCGGCCTCTACACGATGAGCGCCGTCAACGGCCTGCTCCAGTATTTCATCGCTGCCGCCATCTGCGGCGTCGCCTACCAGATGCTCGGCGCCATCCCCGCCACCTTCGTGGTCAGCCGCCACTTCAAGAACAAGTCCACCGCCCTCGGCCTCTATTTCACCCTTGGCGGCTTCGGCAATGTCGTCGGCCCCTGGATGGTGCTCGCCGCCCTCTCGGTGGATGGCAACACCTGGCGCGATTACTGGGTCTACCAGTCGATCCTCCTGCTGACGATGAGCATCGCCGCTGGCCTGATCATCGGCCTCGACCGCCGCTTCTCCCAGCCTGCCGAGCGTGAGCTGGTCGAAAACGCCATCGAGAAGAAGATCGAGCCCGGCGAGGCCCCCGCCACACCCGCCCCCCAGCCCGCCAGGCGCAGCAATGTGTTCGTCACCACGGTCGACTGGACGGTGAAGGAAGCCACCCGCACCCCGCAATTCTACATCATCGTCTCGGCCTATTTCGCCCAGCTCATGGCGCTCGTCACCGTCACCAGCCTCTCGGTCGGCCACCTTGTCGAGCGCGGCGTCTCCAGCGAAGTGGCCGCCGCCATGCTCAGCCTCGAAGCCTTAATCGCCGTGCTCGCCCGGGTCGGCGGCGGTTTCCTCGGTGAGCGGATCGATCCGCGCAAGCTGATGATCGTCTCCCTCGCCATGCTGTCGGTCGGCTGCCTCGTCCTCGCCACGTCCAACTCCCACGGCATCCTGCTCATCTACGCCGTCGGCACAGGCATCGGCTTCGGCATCACGGGCCTGGCCTGCACGGTCCTCCTGATCAACTATTTCGGCCAGCGCCATAATCTGGAGCTTTTCTCCACCATGTGCCTCGTCGGCGCCGCCTCTGCGCTCGGCCCGACAATCGGCGGCGTCATCCGCGATCTTACCGGCAACTTCGTCCTGATGTTCCTCATCCTCTCGGCGATCACCGCCATCGTCTGGGTCGGCGTTGTCTCGATGCGCGCGCCCCGCAAAGACGCCGCGGACGCGCCCCCCGAAGAGGAGGCCCCGCGCCTCGAGCCGGCCCCCGCCATCGCCAAAACCACCGCCTGA